DNA sequence from the Thalassotalea sp. 273M-4 genome:
TTGTCTCGTTCGGGTTTATCAAATTTATTTATTTCTGGGCACATTGCATGATAGAAATCATCATTAAATTCCTGACTTTTCTTCCCCTCTTCTTCTTGGCTCACTAATTCAATCATTATTTGCTCACACTCGTCCAAAACACTCTGCACTGATTCTTCTTTATAAGGAATACCATCATCATCAAAATACAGACTTGTTCTAGCTTTTCCTCGCTTAGTAAGACCCATTGACACACTTTCCAATTTAAATAGTGTAGGTTCTGGCGGATCACCATCTTTCATCTTGGTGCACTCTAGAACAACTTCATTTCGGGTTTCCGGATCTGGTCGCTTAACGTAATATTCGAAATCAACGGCACCAAATAATGCAGAATTTCCTCTAGCCACTTTTTTGTCTGTTTTTCCTTTATGGTGAACAACTATTACTGTTGCACCAAATTCAGCTTTCAATTCATCACACCCAGCGATAAAAGCACACATTGCCTTAGTTGCATTTTCATCTTCACCACCAAAACAACGAGATAGCGTATCAACAATAATCGCCCCAAAATTCAACTTACTTTTATTAATTTCCGCTTTTATAAAGCTGATAAATTCTGTCACCGCTTCTGCTGATGTTAGTGGTACTGGTTGCCTTATTGTTTTTAGTCTATCAAGTGATTGAATACCATTATACTCAGCCCATGCTTTAAACCTACGACCAATCGCACCATTACCTTCTGCACTTATGTAAAGCACATCAGCTTGCTCTACAAACTCAGCATTAAACTTTTTTCCCTCAGAAATACAACAAGCAATAGCTATGGCTAAAAAAGATTTATATGAGCCTGGTAAACCAAATAAAAGGCCAAAAGAGTTTTTTGGTAGAAGACCATCTATCAACATATCTTCTTCATCATTCCAACCATCAAAAGCATTATGTAGTTTATAAGCTGTATGATTTAGACCTGTTACTCTTGTTTTGGCACCTTTGATCAGGTCGTTTATCTCGCTAGGAGCATGAATATTACAGTTATAAAAATCATCAAAGTCTTTAAACCCGTCACGCGGACGACAAATCCTCAAGCCTTTGTCGCTGACAACTTTGTCAATTATTAAGCTCGTATCAGCAGAATCATTATCAGCGCAAACTACAACTTTAGATTTATAATCATCAATGCCACCTAGAAAAGTAGCTACTTTTGCCATGTTTTGAAGTGATATACAATTTAAAACACATGCGTAATATTGCCCCTCTGGTTCTAATGCTTGATAGATAGCAGTAGCTTTAGTTAATGATTCAGCTAATACAATAATTTCAACATCGGAAGGATTATAATTTTCATTACCACCTATCACGCTAAAAACAGGTTTTCCATTAGCACTACAATGGAATGCTTTATTAAATTGCCCCTTTGCATTCGGTACGTCATAAATAGCTTGAAACTGTACTGGCTTGTCCGAGTCAAAAGTCCTTAATGGATAATATAAATAAGCATTATCATTTGGATCTCTTAATAACCTAACACCACTATCAACCAATACCTTTCTGTTAATAAAATATTTTTGCTCTTTTAGATAACGATGATTTAATTCTGTTGAGCCTTGTTCATATGCTTTATTGAAGTTGTTTAACTTATTTTGGTTTTCAGCATCATCGTTTGATAATGACGACATTGTTACGGTATTATTCTTCTGTAACATAAATTTTTCTCCAAAAGCACAGCACTGACGTCGAAATCTTGCTGTGCTTTTTCATTTCTGGTGGCTTATAGGTAGGGCTCTACTGCATAAATCACCTACACCCCTTTATTTTATTGACCTAGCTTTATCTTTGAAGAAGATATAGCTATGCCCCACAGCTGTTTTCATGACTCAACCGTTCGTATTCTGTACTGGGGATTCGGGTCGCTGTTCGGACTTTGTATGCCTTTAACTCCTTAGCATTTATCATTCGATAAATAGTCATTGGAGTTACACCTAAAAGCTCACTAAATTGTTTAACTGTATAATCTGATTTCATATCTCACTACCCCTGCGAATAACTGCTATCTATTACCGTTAAACATATGAAAGGTAGTGACATTAATCACCCTACTTCTTCACGCTGAAGAAGTAGGGTAGTGATTACTCAAAGACGCGTGAAAAATGTTTTTTCATTTCAGTTACATGCTTTTCTACAGCTTTTTCTGAAATGTTAAATTCATCGCTTGTTAATTCGACTGCTTTGTTGTGAGAATCAGTTACTTGTTGCTGTCGCAGTTCGATTTTGGTCTTTTCGTAGTATTCGTAAACCTTGTGCTTAAAAACATAATTCTTTGGATTTCTCGGGTTGTTTGGAAATAGATTATTAGTCGCACTACTACCATGCAACCGACTGTCTGCTAAGTTGATAAGCACCTGCATAAGATAGTCTGCGACATCATCTGGCATAGGCTCGAGCCCTTTAAATTCGAGCTTTTCTATTAGTTTCCAAAGTAGAAAGTATTGACTTGTTTTGTCTCCTTCGAGTGCTTTTAGGTAATTAGCTTTACAACTCAATTCGTAGGGCATTTCATTAGACATTATTGTTCACCTCGCAATGTATCAAGATGATCAGCCCATTTCTGCAACCATTGTCGTTGCTCGTCATAACGATGTTCTTTGTCGTATACAGTAACTATTTTTTTATCGGGGGTGTGCCCTATTATCTTCTCTGCAATTTCTTGATAACACCCAAGGCGACTTAGACCTGTCCGACAAGTACGACGCATATCATGTGGCGTCCATTCCTTAACTTTTAAATTCTTTGCATTAGGTGGATTGTATGAAGCAATAGCCTTTTCTCTTAACGGCTTTGAAAGGGAAGTCTGTAGTAAATGTGTACCTGTGTTTTTAGGACTCGGAAATAGATATCTTTTGCTTAAACCAATGCGAGATTTGATTATCTCAACGGCCTGCTCTGATAGCTGTATGTACCTGTCATAATTTACTTTTTCAGCATTTTCTTGCGGTATAAGTAATGTTTTAGTTTCAAGATTTATATCACTCCATTTAGCTTGAACAATCTCACCACTTCGTGCACAAGTATATAAAGTTAGCAATAAGGCATCTTTTACATTCTTACTCAGTTCTCTTTCAACCCAAGGGAAAAAGTATGTTAATTCCTGATCATCAAGGGCACGTTGTTTGGCTGGATCAGGCGTATAGTTAGCCTTAAATATTATTGGATTATGAATAAGATCCAACTTTCTGTTGTCTATGAGAAGTTGGTATGCCTTGCGGATATCCGTAACCACTTTTTTGCATGCTGATTTGGAATTTGTAGCAAGGGTAAATAAATGATCGTCCCACTCCCAAGGGCTAATATCCTTAGCAATTCTTTTACCTAGTGGTTTTACAATATGATTATTTAGATAGCTTCTAGTTTGTATTAAACTGCGTTCATTACGTTTTGGAATTGCATGCTTTTCGATAAAATTTTCTACTATATCAGCAACCGTCAGCTCTTTTTGAGATTGCTTTTTAATTTCATCTTTTTTGGCTTGTGCAGGGTCGCCACCTTGATCCCTTACTTTTTGGAACTTACTCAACTCATCTCTGGCTTCTTTAATACTTAATGCAGGGTAGCTTCCAAGTTTTACTTGTCCTTTTTTACCTTCTTTGGTGCGGTAGTGGTAAATCCAACTATATGTTTTATTGTGGTTATAATTGAGCCTTAAACCCTTGTTGCTTTCATCTTTGATAAAGCAATTAGGCTGTAGTGCCTTAATACCTGTTGCGGTTAATGTAAGTTCTTTAGAACCATCTTTTGTGAAGCCCTGCTTTAATTTATACTTAGAGGTAGCCATTTATGTTACTCCTTATAACATTTTTGGTTAGAGAAGCGGAAAGTGTCGCTAGCACCTTCCGCTTTTTGTTTATCTAAACCCCAAGAAACCACCCCAGAACCCAACCCAAAACAACTTTATTCACAGTATAAGAAAGTTATTCTGAGTTAATCCTAGTGATTTCAGGAATTGCTATAAGCTAGCAAAATCAAGGCTTGCGATCAATAACAATAAGGATCTAAGTAGTGTTTTTATTGAAGTGAGGATGGTTTGATTTTTATTATGGAATATCTCTCCCTGAGATATCCCTTTTAGCTCCAGTACTTATGTGCCGGAGCTTTTTTTTTGTCCGAAAGTTTTTATCCTTTCACCAAGCTGATTTAAGGCGACGGAGCTTATGCTTAAAAGACTCAGCTCACCCCTTTTAACGCAACACCAAAACCTTCGCCAAACTTTTGTTCCAGGTGACTCTTTAAAGACCATTAAGGAGACAGCTGCAAGCGACATAATTTGTCTCTTTGCAACAACCTTATGCCGTGAGCCTGTGCTACATCAATGGCTGTAAATTGAACCTTTACCCCTGCCCGACTTTGTCCTAACAAAGCTAAATCGGGTTCTATCACAGTGCCTATTTTCGGGTAACCACCAATGGTTTGGTGATCATGTAACATCACAATAGGCTCACCATTTGATGGTATTTGCACCGCCCCTAAACACAGCGCCTGTGATTCAGTTAACACTTTATCGGTGGTAATACGTTGACCTAATAAGCGATACCCCATTCGGTCAAAGTCTTTTGAGACTTCAAACTCGCTGTTAAAAAATAACGCGCGCTGCACTCGATCAAAATCTTGGTATTGATAACCTGGGATCAGTCTTAAGTTAATTTTGGTTTGTTGATACCTTTGCTCAATACGTTGTTGTGCGTTCAGCGCAAGTTGTTGGGGGCGACGTTTGATGGTGGTGGCGCTTTTAGTGGACGAAGTTGCATAAAAGTGACTTGGAAGAAAAGAAATATGATCGCCAACTTTTAGTTTATCACCCGATAACCCTCCCACATGTTCTCGACACACGGTACTAGTACTATTAAACATTTTCGCCAATTGAAAACCGCCAGCAATGGCCAAATAAGATCGTAAGCCCGAACTTGCCATCGTCAGTTCTATGTTATCGCCTGCTTCAAGCTGATGAGTACACCACAAAGGCTTAGCTTGGCCATTGATTAAGATGTTGTTACAGGCACCAGTCAGTGCAATCACACAAGGGGCATGCACTTTTGCCTGTAAGCCGCCTAAAGTTACTTCTATCACTGTCGCATCGATATCGTTTTGGCAAAGCCTGTTGGCAAGGGTAAAGGCTGACAAATCAATCGGGCCACCTCGAGTCAAACCCAGATGATGAAAGCCTCTGCGCCCGCTATCCACGAGAATCGAATAAGGCCCAGAAGATGTAACCTCTAATGTGCCTAGCTGACTCATAGTGTCCCCCCAAGTGCGATGTATTCATCTTGGTCGATGGGGCGAAACTTGACGGTATCACCCACCGAAAATGGGATCGGTGGGCTCATGTTTGGGTTAAATAGTGGTTGCGGGCAACGACCAATAATATGCCAACCACCAGGGGATTGTTGCGGATAAACCGCGGTTTGCCTTTGTGCAATAGCAATCGCGCCTTGCGGGACTTTCAGCCGAGGACTGGCTAACCTTGGGATCGACAAGGCTTTATCAAGCTTACCTAAATAGGCAAAACCAGGGGCGAAGCCAATGGCAAACACTTGATAACGGCTTTTGTGATGAAGAGTAATAACCTCTTGCTGAGTTAATCCAAGGGTGGTGGCAACTGCGGCTAAATCCCAACCAACCTCTTGGCCATAATAGGCGGGTAAAATAATTTCTTTTGTTGAAGCTTGACCGCTGGCAAGTTGCGCCAATGCTGTTTGGGTCTTTGCTTGCTGCAGGAGCTTGTTAACGGCGTTTATGACCTGAAAATGCTGATGTTGAAATGGGTCAAATATAACCATCAGGCTATGATATGCGGGAATAAGGTCGTAAACGACAAGTTCAGGCAAGGCTGCAATTTGCTCGCTTAAGTACTGCACCATAGCACATGCGTGTTCATTAAACTGCTCACTGACATACAAGATAATGGCTTCATCGCTGACAACGTCTATTTTCATCTTTTAATCAATAGCTTAATTTGCTCAATCGTGTCTATGGCTGCGTCATTATCGCCATGCACACACAATGTTTGGGCATTGAGGGCCAATGGTTGTCCCGAGGCACTGGTGACGGTCCCCGTTTCTAACAGTTGCTTCACTTGCGCCAATATCTGTGGTCCTTTTAGTACGGCACCGTGCTCGCTCCGTGGTTGTAATGCACCATTCGCTAAATAACGCCTATCGGCAAACGCTTCAAAATACAAAGGTAAACCAAGCGCCTGCGCTTGTTGCAAATACTCTGATTGCTGACTATCGGCTTGAATGACCAAGGTCAAGGGTAAATGAAAATCGCTTACCGCGTGCATTATGGTGGATAAAATACGCGATTCTTTCATCATATCGTTATATAAAGCGCCATGTGGTTTTACATACTCGATGGTCAGCCCCTGCGTGGCCGCCATGCCCGCCATGGCAGCGATTTGATATTGGATCATTGCGTAAAGTTCAGCGCTAGCAATTTGCATGCTACGACGACCAAAACCCACTAAATCTGGGTAGGATGGATGCGCCGAAACTTTAACCCCATATTTTTTCGCTAATGTTAAAGTTTGTTGGATCAGCAGCGGATCGCCAGCATGAAAACCGCAAGCGATATTGGCAATATCAATGTGTCGCATGGCCTTGTCATCTTGACCTTGTTGCCAACGGCCAAAGCCTTCACCTAAATCACAATTTAGTAATAGCATGCTGTTGTGCCTTATTTGTCCTTAACATCAACCTTGATAACCAACGATTTGCCTCGTCCCGAACGTTCAGAGCCAGCATCTAGTTTGCCCTCTTTTGATATAATCACATGCATATCGCCAAAGCGACGCTCAACCATGCTATAGCCCATTTTTGACAGTGCGTCTTTGACTTCCTCTTTGATCCCGGGATGATGGCGGATCACATCCTTAGGCCATAGTTGATGATGAAACCTTGGAGTATTCACGGCTTGTTCGGCACTCATATTATAATCAACCACATTCAGTAGCGACTGGTAAACCGAGCTAATTATGGTGGTTCCACCGGGCGATCCGGTCACCATAAAGACTTTACCATCTTTTAATAACATGGTTGGAGTCATCGAACTTAACGGTCTTTTTTCAGGCTCAATTTCATTGGCCCTACCACCAAGCGCACCAAATACATTGGCCACTCCGGGTTTGGCACTTAAATCATCCATCTCATCATTAAGTAAAAACCCTGCACCTTCGACCACCATCCCCGAACCAAAGCTTAAATTGATGGTGGTGGTATTGGCAACCGCATTGCCCCAAGCGTCAATAATCGAAAAATGAGTGGTTTCTTCACTTTCGTTAAGTCCAGGCTTTATCGCTTCGGTTGCGGAGATTTGTGCCCTTGAAATACCTTGGGCTCTTTGCGCAATATAATCAGGGGCCAGTAATTTGCTGGTCGGGACGGGGTAAAAGTCAGGATCGCCTAAATACCTGGCTCTATCGGCAAATACGCGTTTACCGGCTTCGGCCAACAAATGCATATAAACACTGTCATTGTGCTTGGGTTTTTTGCCCGATTCAGTGACCTTGTCATACATTTTTAGCCATTGGATAATGGCAATACCACCAGAGCTTGGTGGTGGCGATGACAACACTTGAAAGTTTCGCCATGGCTGATTGATTGGGGTTCGAACAACGGCTTGGTACTGAGTTAAATCTTGATGATTAATTAAGCCCCCATGTTGATTCATAAACTTAACAATGTGATCGGCTGTTTGGCCTTTATAAAAACCGTCAAGACCTTGCTGCTGAATGCGCCTTAAGGTCGCAGCAAGCTCCGGCTGTTTAAACACGTCGCCCGCTTTAAGGTGAGCAAAATAATCGGCAAAGTTAACATCAAGGTTTCGGCTGTTGATTTTTTGGATGTAGTTATGCACATTTTCAGCCAGCTTATCAGGGACCACAAAGCCTTGTTGGGCTAAGTCAATCGCTGGCTGTAATAAGGTTTCCCAGCTAAGGTTGGCATAACGCTGATGTGCCAACCACATACCCGACACCGTTCCAGGCACACCACTGGCAAAAATACCATAAACAGATTTATTGGCGATGACCTCACCGTTTTCGTCTAAGTACATGTCTTTATCGGCGAGTAAAGGCGCTTTTTCACGATAATCAATAAAGTCGTTATTACCATTGTGACGCACTAACATAAAGCCACCACCGCCAATATTACCCGCTTCGGGTAAGGTAACCGCCAACACAAATTGGGCGGCAATGGCAGCATCTACCGCATTACCCCCTTGCGTTAAGATATTAGCGGCCACATCGGCACTGAAACGATCAGGCATGGCAACCGCGGCTTCTTTGGCGTTAGCAACTGCATGACTAACGATAAATAGAGTAAAGAAAACAACTTTAAAATTCATAACATCCCTTGTGAATTGACTGCTTTTTTATGTAAATAACGTTACAACACCAACAAGCCATATATGGTGTAGGCAATTAACGTTATGCCACCGCCAAATAAGGCGTATGGCAGCTGAGTTTTAACATGCTCAAGTAAGTCACAACCCGACGCGAGTGCCGACACCGCAGTGGTATCGGATATTGGTGAACAATGATCGCCAAAGACGCCCCCTCCTAAAATTGCCGCCACAATTAATGATGGTGGTAACCCTAATGACTGAATAAGCGGTACCCCGATAGGAATTAAAATGGCAAAAGTTCCCCATGAGGTGCCGGTC
Encoded proteins:
- the pxpB gene encoding 5-oxoprolinase subunit PxpB, with the translated sequence MKIDVVSDEAIILYVSEQFNEHACAMVQYLSEQIAALPELVVYDLIPAYHSLMVIFDPFQHQHFQVINAVNKLLQQAKTQTALAQLASGQASTKEIILPAYYGQEVGWDLAAVATTLGLTQQEVITLHHKSRYQVFAIGFAPGFAYLGKLDKALSIPRLASPRLKVPQGAIAIAQRQTAVYPQQSPGGWHIIGRCPQPLFNPNMSPPIPFSVGDTVKFRPIDQDEYIALGGTL
- a CDS encoding tyrosine-type recombinase/integrase, translating into MATSKYKLKQGFTKDGSKELTLTATGIKALQPNCFIKDESNKGLRLNYNHNKTYSWIYHYRTKEGKKGQVKLGSYPALSIKEARDELSKFQKVRDQGGDPAQAKKDEIKKQSQKELTVADIVENFIEKHAIPKRNERSLIQTRSYLNNHIVKPLGKRIAKDISPWEWDDHLFTLATNSKSACKKVVTDIRKAYQLLIDNRKLDLIHNPIIFKANYTPDPAKQRALDDQELTYFFPWVERELSKNVKDALLLTLYTCARSGEIVQAKWSDINLETKTLLIPQENAEKVNYDRYIQLSEQAVEIIKSRIGLSKRYLFPSPKNTGTHLLQTSLSKPLREKAIASYNPPNAKNLKVKEWTPHDMRRTCRTGLSRLGCYQEIAEKIIGHTPDKKIVTVYDKEHRYDEQRQWLQKWADHLDTLRGEQ
- a CDS encoding helix-turn-helix domain-containing protein, whose translation is MKSDYTVKQFSELLGVTPMTIYRMINAKELKAYKVRTATRIPSTEYERLSHENSCGA
- a CDS encoding AAA family ATPase gives rise to the protein MLQKNNTVTMSSLSNDDAENQNKLNNFNKAYEQGSTELNHRYLKEQKYFINRKVLVDSGVRLLRDPNDNAYLYYPLRTFDSDKPVQFQAIYDVPNAKGQFNKAFHCSANGKPVFSVIGGNENYNPSDVEIIVLAESLTKATAIYQALEPEGQYYACVLNCISLQNMAKVATFLGGIDDYKSKVVVCADNDSADTSLIIDKVVSDKGLRICRPRDGFKDFDDFYNCNIHAPSEINDLIKGAKTRVTGLNHTAYKLHNAFDGWNDEEDMLIDGLLPKNSFGLLFGLPGSYKSFLAIAIACCISEGKKFNAEFVEQADVLYISAEGNGAIGRRFKAWAEYNGIQSLDRLKTIRQPVPLTSAEAVTEFISFIKAEINKSKLNFGAIIVDTLSRCFGGEDENATKAMCAFIAGCDELKAEFGATVIVVHHKGKTDKKVARGNSALFGAVDFEYYVKRPDPETRNEVVLECTKMKDGDPPEPTLFKLESVSMGLTKRGKARTSLYFDDDGIPYKEESVQSVLDECEQIMIELVSQEEEGKKSQEFNDDFYHAMCPEINKFDKPERDKLKTKFRQRKKRAIEKLIDKGLIIQDREGVINLSGCS
- the ggt gene encoding gamma-glutamyltransferase yields the protein MNFKVVFFTLFIVSHAVANAKEAAVAMPDRFSADVAANILTQGGNAVDAAIAAQFVLAVTLPEAGNIGGGGFMLVRHNGNNDFIDYREKAPLLADKDMYLDENGEVIANKSVYGIFASGVPGTVSGMWLAHQRYANLSWETLLQPAIDLAQQGFVVPDKLAENVHNYIQKINSRNLDVNFADYFAHLKAGDVFKQPELAATLRRIQQQGLDGFYKGQTADHIVKFMNQHGGLINHQDLTQYQAVVRTPINQPWRNFQVLSSPPPSSGGIAIIQWLKMYDKVTESGKKPKHNDSVYMHLLAEAGKRVFADRARYLGDPDFYPVPTSKLLAPDYIAQRAQGISRAQISATEAIKPGLNESEETTHFSIIDAWGNAVANTTTINLSFGSGMVVEGAGFLLNDEMDDLSAKPGVANVFGALGGRANEIEPEKRPLSSMTPTMLLKDGKVFMVTGSPGGTTIISSVYQSLLNVVDYNMSAEQAVNTPRFHHQLWPKDVIRHHPGIKEEVKDALSKMGYSMVERRFGDMHVIISKEGKLDAGSERSGRGKSLVIKVDVKDK
- a CDS encoding 5-oxoprolinase subunit PxpA produces the protein MLLLNCDLGEGFGRWQQGQDDKAMRHIDIANIACGFHAGDPLLIQQTLTLAKKYGVKVSAHPSYPDLVGFGRRSMQIASAELYAMIQYQIAAMAGMAATQGLTIEYVKPHGALYNDMMKESRILSTIMHAVSDFHLPLTLVIQADSQQSEYLQQAQALGLPLYFEAFADRRYLANGALQPRSEHGAVLKGPQILAQVKQLLETGTVTSASGQPLALNAQTLCVHGDNDAAIDTIEQIKLLIKR
- a CDS encoding biotin-dependent carboxyltransferase family protein — encoded protein: MSQLGTLEVTSSGPYSILVDSGRRGFHHLGLTRGGPIDLSAFTLANRLCQNDIDATVIEVTLGGLQAKVHAPCVIALTGACNNILINGQAKPLWCTHQLEAGDNIELTMASSGLRSYLAIAGGFQLAKMFNSTSTVCREHVGGLSGDKLKVGDHISFLPSHFYATSSTKSATTIKRRPQQLALNAQQRIEQRYQQTKINLRLIPGYQYQDFDRVQRALFFNSEFEVSKDFDRMGYRLLGQRITTDKVLTESQALCLGAVQIPSNGEPIVMLHDHQTIGGYPKIGTVIEPDLALLGQSRAGVKVQFTAIDVAQAHGIRLLQRDKLCRLQLSP